A part of Curtobacterium sp. MCLR17_036 genomic DNA contains:
- a CDS encoding M3 family metallopeptidase, translated as MATPFDEPSTLPYALPPFGDVRLEHFQPAFDAGMAEQRAEVEAIATDPHPPTIENTLVALERSGQLLARVSHVFFTLSSADSTPELHDLEAEVSPLLAAHRDAITLDSRLYARVQEVLDGAEAAGLTGEALRLVQRTHAEMTLAGAGLDEVGKERLTAINQELSTLTTTFERNLLEDTNDSAVHVTDEQELDGLDDGAKSAAAGAAADRGLDGWLITLPLYTGHPWLASLADRGLRERIMRASLARGRRGNAHDNREVLLRIVRLRAERAELLGFPNHAAVVTADETAGTPEAVDGLLSSLVDAAARNADDERAVRSKTVGFEIESWDWSYATEILRGEQFAADSSALRPYFEADRVLHDGVFHAAGALYGLSFAERPDLRGYNDEVRVFEVTGDGGEPVGLYLLDLYTRDGKRGGAWMNPVVEQSELLGTLPVVVNNLNVAKPAAGSPTLLIQDEVETLFHEFGHALHGLLARTTYPRFSGTNVERDFVEFPSQVNEMWVSWPSVLANYAKHHETGAPLPPELVLGLSESEGFNEGFGTTEYLAAALLDQAWHRLSAAEAAAVTDVEAFERQALADAGIAVAAVPPRYSSTYFAHTFSGGYDAGYYGYIWSEVLDADTVEWFRDNGGLDREAGRRFAERLLGVGGAKDPLEAYRDFRGRDAEVGPLLRRRGLE; from the coding sequence ATGGCAACCCCGTTCGATGAACCGAGCACCCTCCCCTACGCCCTCCCGCCCTTCGGCGACGTCCGGCTCGAGCACTTCCAGCCGGCCTTCGACGCCGGCATGGCCGAGCAGCGCGCCGAGGTCGAGGCCATCGCCACCGACCCGCACCCGCCGACCATCGAGAACACGCTCGTCGCACTCGAGCGGTCCGGCCAGCTGCTCGCCCGCGTCAGCCACGTGTTCTTCACGCTGTCGTCGGCGGACTCGACGCCCGAGCTGCACGACCTCGAGGCCGAGGTCTCGCCACTGCTTGCCGCACACCGCGACGCGATCACGCTCGACTCCCGGCTCTACGCCCGCGTGCAGGAGGTCCTCGACGGCGCCGAGGCCGCCGGGCTGACCGGTGAGGCCCTGCGCCTCGTGCAGCGCACCCACGCCGAGATGACCCTGGCCGGCGCCGGGCTCGACGAGGTCGGCAAGGAGCGGCTGACGGCGATCAACCAGGAGCTCTCCACCCTCACCACGACGTTCGAGCGCAACCTGCTCGAGGACACGAACGACTCCGCCGTGCACGTCACCGACGAGCAGGAGCTCGACGGTCTCGACGACGGCGCGAAGTCGGCCGCCGCCGGCGCCGCTGCCGATCGTGGCCTCGACGGCTGGCTCATCACGCTCCCGCTCTACACCGGGCACCCGTGGCTCGCATCGCTGGCCGACCGCGGCCTGCGCGAGCGGATCATGCGCGCCTCGCTCGCCCGTGGCCGTCGTGGCAACGCGCACGACAACCGCGAGGTCCTGCTCCGCATCGTCCGACTCCGGGCCGAACGTGCCGAACTGCTCGGGTTCCCGAACCACGCCGCCGTGGTGACCGCGGACGAGACCGCAGGGACCCCGGAAGCCGTCGACGGCCTGCTGTCCTCGCTCGTCGACGCCGCAGCCCGGAACGCCGACGACGAGCGCGCCGTCCGGTCCAAGACCGTCGGCTTCGAGATCGAGTCGTGGGACTGGTCGTACGCGACCGAGATCCTGCGCGGCGAGCAGTTCGCGGCCGACAGCTCGGCGCTGCGACCGTACTTCGAGGCGGACCGGGTCCTGCACGACGGCGTCTTCCACGCCGCCGGTGCCCTGTACGGGCTCTCGTTCGCCGAGCGCCCCGACCTGCGCGGGTACAACGACGAGGTCCGGGTGTTCGAGGTGACCGGCGACGGCGGCGAGCCCGTCGGCCTGTACCTGCTCGACCTGTACACGCGGGACGGCAAGCGGGGCGGCGCGTGGATGAACCCCGTCGTCGAGCAGTCCGAGCTGCTCGGGACCCTGCCGGTGGTGGTGAACAACCTCAACGTCGCGAAGCCGGCCGCCGGGTCGCCGACGCTGCTCATCCAGGACGAGGTCGAGACGCTGTTCCACGAGTTCGGCCACGCGCTGCACGGACTCCTCGCCCGCACGACCTACCCGCGCTTCTCCGGCACGAACGTCGAGCGCGACTTCGTCGAGTTCCCGAGCCAGGTGAACGAGATGTGGGTGTCGTGGCCGTCGGTCCTGGCGAACTACGCCAAGCACCACGAGACCGGGGCGCCGCTGCCGCCCGAGCTCGTCCTGGGCCTCAGCGAGTCCGAGGGCTTCAACGAGGGCTTCGGCACGACCGAGTACCTCGCGGCGGCGTTGCTCGACCAGGCGTGGCACCGGCTGTCCGCCGCCGAGGCCGCCGCGGTCACGGACGTCGAGGCGTTCGAGCGCCAGGCACTCGCCGACGCCGGCATCGCCGTCGCCGCAGTCCCGCCGCGGTACTCGTCGACCTACTTCGCGCACACGTTCTCCGGCGGGTACGACGCCGGGTACTACGGGTACATCTGGTCCGAGGTGCTCGACGCGGACACGGTCGAGTGGTTCCGCGACAACGGTGGGCTCGACCGCGAGGCCGGTCGCCGCTTCGCGGAACGCCTGCTCGGTGTCGGTGGGGCGAAGGACCCGCTCGAGGCCTACCGGGACTTCCGCGGCCGCGATGCCGAGGTCGGTCCGCTGCTGCGGCGCCGCGGGCTCGAGTAG
- a CDS encoding TetR/AcrR family transcriptional regulator: MIGPDVRAHIVDVADRLFYARGIQAVGMDEIRTNAGVSLKKLYAAFPGKEQLITAVLSGRHELWERGVHGAVDSATGPRDKLLAMYDFLESWFGDDTFRGCGFINAFGELGATSPAIAEIAREHKDSFQQFVAGLTADVVPDAARASELAAQLALLAEGAQTTAAIAGTTEPAAHARRAAETLIDAATR; this comes from the coding sequence ATCATCGGACCGGACGTCCGCGCGCACATCGTCGACGTCGCCGACCGGCTCTTCTACGCGCGTGGGATCCAGGCCGTGGGCATGGACGAGATCCGCACGAACGCCGGCGTCTCGCTGAAGAAGCTGTACGCGGCGTTCCCCGGCAAGGAGCAGCTCATCACCGCGGTGCTCTCCGGCCGGCACGAGCTCTGGGAGCGCGGCGTGCACGGAGCGGTCGACTCCGCGACGGGTCCTCGGGACAAGCTCCTGGCGATGTACGACTTCCTGGAGTCGTGGTTCGGCGACGACACCTTCCGCGGCTGCGGCTTCATCAACGCCTTCGGCGAGCTCGGGGCCACCTCGCCCGCCATCGCCGAGATCGCCCGCGAGCACAAGGACTCGTTCCAGCAGTTCGTCGCCGGGCTGACCGCCGACGTGGTCCCCGACGCCGCCCGCGCGTCCGAGCTCGCCGCACAGCTCGCACTGCTCGCCGAGGGCGCCCAGACCACGGCGGCCATCGCCGGCACCACCGAGCCCGCGGCCCACGCCCGCCGCGCCGCCGAGACCCTGATCGACGCCGCGACGCGCTGA